One Desulfocurvus vexinensis DSM 17965 genomic window, GGCGGCCACGTCGGCCATGAGCGCCGTCAGCACGGTCTCGAAATCCAGGGCTTCCACCACCCGGGGCGCGGGCAGCCGCGCGAGGTCGATGGCCGAGTAGCCGCCGCTCATACGACGATGCCCTCCAGGGTCACGGAAGAGCCATCCGGAAGGTATTCGCCCTCCAAATCCAGAACCAGGTGCCCGGCATTGGCCTCGGCCACGCCGACTCGCGACAGCTTGAAACGGGGCTCCCATTGATCCAGGGCCACGGCGGTCTCGGAGTAGATCTCCACCATCAGGTCCGGTGTCATTGGGGCGTCGATAAGATCGGGCAAGTTGGATCCGTAATTGCGGCGCATGACCCGGGAACCGATGGGCGTAGACAGAATGTCGCACACGGACTGCGCCAGATGGTCGCGACCGGACAGGGCAGTACCCGCATTGGCACTCATGCCGCGCACTACTTCTTCCCCTTGGGCTTGGCGACCTCACCCTGAGCCTTGTGGCCAAGTAGCCCGGCCAGCAGGAAATAGCGGGCCTCCCGTTC contains:
- a CDS encoding GPW/gp25 family protein, which produces MSANAGTALSGRDHLAQSVCDILSTPIGSRVMRRNYGSNLPDLIDAPMTPDLMVEIYSETAVALDQWEPRFKLSRVGVAEANAGHLVLDLEGEYLPDGSSVTLEGIVV